Proteins encoded within one genomic window of Fimbriimonadia bacterium:
- a CDS encoding UDP-glucose/GDP-mannose dehydrogenase family protein — translation MNICVVGTGYVGLVTGVVFADLGNDVVCVDKDPNKIAMLKDGKSPIYEPGVEELIARGLAEGRLSFTTDLADACRWAEVVFIAVGTPSGEDGQPDLSQVEAVARSIAHNMNGYKVIVNKSTVPVGTGDWVREILLEEGAPEGSFDVVSNPEFLREGSAVHDTLYPDRIVIGSSKRDASNKLVELYAPLERPMLITDLHSAEMIKYASNSFLAMKISFINAIANLCEACGADVAMVSKGMGADSRIGPQFLQAGLGWGGSCFPKDVLGLITVSNRLGYRFGLLEETYEINKEQPKRFMDKVRKHLGGLRGKTVAVLGLAFKPNTDDLRDAKSIELVRMLLDEGATVRAYDPVAMDGFRNLFPDLTYCHNPYEAAEGADAVLIVTEWNEFKQLNLERLRSVTRQPYLFDGRNIYDPNRAAKTGFRYFGVGRTGPANS, via the coding sequence ATGAACATTTGTGTTGTCGGTACGGGATACGTTGGGTTGGTTACCGGAGTTGTGTTCGCGGACCTCGGGAACGACGTCGTATGCGTGGACAAAGACCCGAACAAGATCGCCATGCTAAAGGATGGCAAATCGCCGATCTACGAGCCCGGAGTCGAGGAGCTAATCGCCCGAGGCCTGGCGGAGGGCCGCCTATCGTTCACCACCGACCTTGCCGACGCATGCCGATGGGCCGAGGTGGTGTTCATCGCGGTCGGGACGCCATCTGGCGAGGACGGCCAGCCAGACCTGAGCCAGGTCGAAGCGGTCGCCCGGTCCATCGCACACAACATGAACGGCTACAAAGTGATCGTAAACAAGAGCACCGTGCCGGTGGGCACCGGCGACTGGGTGCGCGAGATATTGCTGGAGGAAGGTGCCCCCGAGGGCTCGTTCGATGTCGTTTCGAACCCGGAGTTCCTTCGCGAGGGCTCGGCGGTCCACGATACGCTCTACCCAGACCGCATCGTGATCGGCTCATCCAAGCGCGATGCCTCCAACAAACTGGTGGAGCTGTATGCGCCGCTCGAACGCCCAATGCTGATCACCGACCTGCATAGCGCGGAGATGATCAAGTACGCCTCGAACAGCTTTCTCGCGATGAAGATCAGCTTCATCAACGCGATTGCCAACCTCTGCGAGGCGTGTGGCGCCGACGTGGCGATGGTGAGCAAGGGGATGGGTGCGGACAGCCGCATCGGCCCGCAGTTCTTGCAGGCAGGCCTCGGGTGGGGCGGTAGCTGCTTCCCGAAAGACGTGCTCGGCCTGATCACCGTGTCCAACCGGCTCGGCTACCGCTTCGGGCTCTTGGAAGAGACCTACGAGATCAACAAGGAGCAGCCGAAACGCTTCATGGACAAGGTGCGAAAGCACCTGGGCGGTCTGCGGGGCAAGACGGTAGCGGTCCTCGGGCTGGCCTTCAAGCCCAACACGGACGACCTGCGCGATGCCAAGTCTATCGAGCTAGTTAGGATGCTGCTAGACGAGGGGGCAACGGTGCGGGCATACGATCCTGTAGCTATGGACGGTTTCCGCAACCTGTTCCCCGACCTTACCTATTGCCATAATCCTTATGAGGCAGCAGAAGGAGCGGATGCCGTGCTCATCGTCACCGAGTGGAACGAGTTCAAGCAACTCAACCTGGAGCGTCTGCGCTCGGTGACCCGCCAGCCGTATCTGTTCGACGGAAGGAACATCTACGACCCCAACCGCGCGGCCAAAACCGGCTTCCGTTACTTCGGTGTGGGGCGTACCGGACCGGCCAACTCGTAA
- a CDS encoding tetratricopeptide repeat protein, translated as MSVVGRMMGFGRDDNYDRAIRLYDQGDYPGAIEAFTQVLACGKDPVVVRLAKFYTAEAYSCLGQEAMKRHEYRHAADYYDKALAIHPNYADLRYHAALACRKLKDYEAAEEHLHEALTINPRFARAVYEQGLLSYEQGNREMGLKRLQQALSLNPPFRNEKFARAFELHEKGQHERALTTFEAVIEEESPVAVHARVADALYKRGLFLQAAEEYEKAIHLAPTYADLRCHYGLALHALGRTDESIEQYKKALEINPKYVAAQLHLAVTYRDTDQPEMAQEAFQRVLELDPNNIIAKNNIHP; from the coding sequence GTGTCGGTAGTCGGGAGAATGATGGGTTTCGGGCGCGACGACAACTACGACCGTGCCATTCGGCTGTATGATCAGGGTGACTACCCAGGGGCCATCGAAGCCTTCACACAGGTGCTCGCGTGTGGTAAGGACCCTGTCGTCGTACGTCTGGCAAAGTTCTACACCGCCGAGGCGTATTCGTGTCTCGGACAAGAGGCGATGAAGCGTCACGAATACCGTCACGCGGCCGACTACTATGACAAGGCACTGGCGATTCATCCCAACTACGCCGACCTGCGCTACCATGCCGCCCTCGCATGCCGTAAACTGAAGGACTATGAAGCGGCCGAAGAGCATCTGCACGAGGCGCTCACTATCAACCCGAGGTTTGCGCGCGCGGTGTACGAACAGGGGTTGCTTTCCTATGAACAAGGCAATCGCGAGATGGGGCTCAAGAGGCTACAACAGGCACTGAGCCTTAACCCCCCGTTCCGCAATGAGAAATTCGCCAGGGCCTTCGAACTGCATGAGAAGGGTCAGCATGAGCGGGCTCTCACTACGTTCGAGGCGGTGATAGAGGAAGAAAGCCCCGTTGCAGTTCACGCCCGAGTGGCAGACGCGCTCTACAAACGAGGGCTTTTCCTTCAGGCAGCAGAGGAGTACGAGAAGGCCATCCACCTAGCACCGACCTATGCCGACCTCCGTTGCCACTATGGCCTTGCACTGCACGCGCTGGGACGCACCGATGAGAGTATCGAGCAGTACAAGAAGGCGCTGGAGATCAACCCCAAGTACGTTGCAGCGCAGTTACACCTAGCGGTTACCTACCGCGACACCGATCAACCGGAGATGGCACAGGAGGCCTTCCAGCGCGTCCTCGAACTCGACCCCAACAACATCATCGCCAAGAACAACATCCACCCCTAA
- a CDS encoding GAF domain-containing protein, with protein sequence MEIRASLRIVLYSAAVAWAVANGLDWLSAARVSALMAAAFGASLVFARRAGDLGFLVGAWLEAVSVAFLLWLAPSRPELLWVVLVPMSVANHVSCRAASVMALACGGCLVASGIQAGVLSATHAPALAAAVAGLVSVPLLFRNHEVRVPEEPIERQPDPGLLAELEATRESEREARRAYREVVGLHKQLRAVHDQMACSYRLMIAATDRDSPGERVLDEAIAIAGAGAGTLWLVEGDGARLAVRSCSGPHALRTDRISVDSAEDLARTVREKGAAFASSLFSGPTAGTEEIVIRDGDRLLGLLTLRPHRKPLDPTAIAQLSQCLPEAVRIVLSRERDKNKLAFAEARVQATDLIACSDPPSGVAARAIELMRRFLDAEHWSVWMLRGSKLEMLAERGRSLDLPSLMDFGAGGVIGWIASDHILFSGDATADGTLRGEQAIRARVRSVLAIPLESGGKAVGAVFAAHSLPDRFPATERAPVLLLATPLARAVELSEIRSRPLALVRLDPSTGMLAYGELMDRLSEDLAQSHRPALIRFALGAVVDAERREALGRAIAEALGRRGFAAPVGEREFVVCLPNASRPQAEAIARLIVGRFADMRIETRVAIAGEDGLTRHGLIEALG encoded by the coding sequence GTGGAAATCCGCGCTTCCCTACGCATCGTTCTGTATAGCGCCGCCGTCGCATGGGCCGTGGCAAATGGCCTGGATTGGCTATCGGCAGCGCGCGTCTCGGCTCTGATGGCAGCGGCCTTCGGCGCGTCGCTCGTGTTCGCACGCCGGGCGGGTGATCTGGGCTTCCTGGTCGGTGCGTGGCTGGAAGCAGTCTCGGTCGCCTTCCTCTTGTGGCTGGCACCGAGCCGGCCAGAGCTGCTGTGGGTTGTCCTTGTCCCGATGTCCGTCGCGAACCATGTTTCGTGCCGCGCGGCCTCCGTCATGGCTTTGGCGTGTGGTGGGTGCCTCGTCGCATCGGGAATCCAGGCGGGCGTATTGAGCGCAACGCACGCACCGGCTCTCGCTGCGGCCGTTGCTGGTCTCGTATCGGTGCCCTTGTTGTTCCGCAACCACGAGGTGAGGGTGCCGGAAGAACCGATCGAGCGGCAACCCGACCCCGGTCTGCTTGCCGAACTGGAAGCAACGCGAGAGTCGGAGCGCGAGGCCCGACGAGCCTACCGAGAAGTGGTCGGCCTGCACAAGCAGCTTCGCGCTGTCCACGACCAGATGGCATGCTCTTATCGGCTGATGATTGCTGCAACGGATCGGGATTCACCCGGCGAGAGAGTCCTCGATGAGGCCATAGCGATAGCAGGTGCGGGCGCTGGCACGCTGTGGCTCGTGGAGGGTGATGGGGCCCGCCTAGCGGTGCGGTCCTGCAGCGGTCCTCATGCGTTGCGCACTGACCGGATCAGCGTGGACTCGGCCGAGGACCTCGCTCGAACCGTTCGAGAGAAGGGCGCGGCATTCGCATCGTCGCTCTTCTCCGGTCCGACGGCCGGCACAGAGGAGATCGTCATTCGAGATGGCGACCGGCTGCTCGGCTTGCTGACGCTCCGGCCGCATCGCAAGCCCTTGGACCCTACCGCAATCGCGCAGTTGTCGCAATGCCTTCCCGAGGCGGTTCGCATCGTCCTGAGTCGAGAGAGAGACAAGAACAAGCTCGCCTTCGCCGAGGCGCGCGTGCAGGCGACGGACCTCATCGCCTGCTCCGACCCTCCAAGCGGCGTGGCCGCGCGTGCCATCGAGCTAATGCGTCGCTTCTTGGACGCCGAGCACTGGTCGGTGTGGATGCTTCGTGGCAGCAAGCTGGAGATGCTCGCGGAGCGCGGGCGGTCCTTGGATCTGCCTTCGCTGATGGACTTCGGTGCGGGCGGCGTCATAGGCTGGATCGCTTCCGACCATATCCTTTTCTCTGGCGACGCAACGGCCGACGGAACGCTTCGGGGCGAGCAGGCGATTCGTGCCAGGGTGCGATCTGTTCTCGCGATACCCCTCGAGTCGGGAGGGAAGGCCGTGGGTGCGGTATTCGCGGCGCACTCGCTTCCCGACCGGTTTCCGGCGACGGAGCGTGCGCCTGTTTTGCTCCTGGCCACACCTCTGGCGCGCGCCGTGGAACTGTCGGAGATTCGGTCGAGACCTCTTGCGTTGGTACGCCTCGATCCGAGCACAGGCATGCTAGCGTATGGCGAACTCATGGACCGGCTTTCCGAGGACCTAGCGCAGAGCCATCGCCCCGCGCTCATCCGGTTCGCTCTCGGTGCCGTCGTGGACGCAGAGCGGCGCGAGGCACTGGGGAGAGCGATTGCAGAAGCGCTCGGCCGAAGGGGCTTTGCTGCCCCCGTAGGGGAAAGGGAGTTCGTCGTCTGCCTTCCGAATGCGAGCCGCCCCCAAGCCGAAGCGATTGCACGTCTCATCGTGGGGCGCTTCGCCGACATGCGGATCGAGACTCGAGTGGCGATCGCAGGCGAAGACGGCCTTACGAGACACGGTCTCATCGAAGCCTTGGGTTGA
- the tgt gene encoding tRNA guanosine(34) transglycosylase Tgt, producing the protein MGRLRFTLEAEDPVGARAGVLHTPHGDVPTPAFMPVGTLGVVKTLAQEDLETLGYRLVLANTYHLWLRPGVGLIERAGGLGSFMGWRHALLTDSGGYQVMSLCEFRKVSEEGVLFRSHLDGDQHMLTPESVTEVQRRLGVDIGMALDECPPYPCTRDEAALATERTARWAERCLRARAEDQTLFGIVQGGVHEDLRRASAERTAEMDFDGLAIGGVSVGEPTELQRPVVQMTAPLLPKTKPRYLMGVGQPADILHAIGCGVDMFDCVLPTRGGRHNVVYTPAGRADITNKSFEERFGPLDEQCTCAVCARYSAAYLRHLCRMKEPTGARLLTYHNLHYYFELVAGARRAILDGYYAAYVDETLHRLGETG; encoded by the coding sequence ATGGGCCGACTGCGGTTCACGCTAGAGGCCGAAGACCCGGTCGGCGCCCGAGCAGGTGTTCTTCACACTCCCCACGGCGACGTGCCGACCCCTGCCTTCATGCCGGTAGGCACTCTCGGCGTCGTGAAGACGCTCGCGCAGGAAGACCTCGAAACGCTCGGGTATCGCCTAGTGCTGGCGAACACCTATCACCTATGGCTGCGGCCGGGAGTGGGGCTCATCGAGCGTGCGGGCGGACTCGGGTCCTTCATGGGCTGGCGGCATGCCTTGCTCACTGATAGCGGCGGCTATCAGGTGATGAGCCTGTGCGAGTTCCGCAAGGTGAGCGAAGAGGGCGTGCTGTTTCGTTCGCATCTGGATGGCGATCAGCACATGCTGACCCCGGAGTCCGTGACCGAGGTGCAACGGCGACTGGGCGTTGACATCGGAATGGCGCTAGACGAGTGCCCGCCCTACCCGTGCACGCGAGACGAGGCCGCACTGGCGACGGAACGAACAGCTCGATGGGCCGAACGCTGTCTAAGAGCACGCGCCGAGGACCAAACCCTGTTCGGCATCGTGCAGGGCGGAGTGCATGAGGACCTGAGGAGAGCGAGTGCGGAGCGGACCGCCGAGATGGACTTCGACGGGTTGGCCATCGGGGGAGTATCCGTCGGCGAGCCGACAGAGTTGCAGCGACCCGTGGTGCAGATGACCGCGCCTCTGCTGCCGAAAACCAAGCCGAGGTACCTAATGGGAGTTGGCCAACCCGCCGACATCCTCCATGCCATCGGGTGCGGCGTGGATATGTTCGACTGCGTGTTGCCTACGCGAGGCGGGCGGCACAACGTGGTCTACACCCCAGCCGGGCGGGCGGATATCACGAACAAGTCCTTCGAGGAGCGGTTCGGCCCCCTGGACGAGCAGTGCACGTGCGCGGTCTGCGCGCGCTACTCGGCGGCCTACCTCCGACATTTGTGCAGAATGAAGGAGCCGACGGGGGCACGGCTGCTGACCTACCACAACCTTCACTACTACTTCGAACTGGTCGCGGGCGCCAGGCGGGCCATCCTGGACGGTTACTACGCCGCCTATGTGGACGAGACGCTGCACCGTTTGGGCGAAACAGGCTAA
- a CDS encoding HD domain-containing protein, with product MITLRDVRSNPKVRTYIEGANTLLAAIGYTEHGHRHAGIVSSIARYIMDTMGADPRRTELASIAAYLHDIGNVMSRTMHPVSGAGMAFHILDEMGMDASEVALIIGAIANHEERDGLPFNEITASLIIADKSDVHYSRVQNPIPETYDIHDRVNHAVQRSRVNVEVDKKLISLELEIDTDSASVMEYFEIFLDRMVMCRQSADTLGYVFRLTANGVTLG from the coding sequence CTGATCACGCTGCGAGATGTTCGGAGCAACCCCAAGGTGCGGACCTATATCGAGGGTGCGAACACGTTGCTCGCAGCCATCGGATACACCGAGCACGGGCATCGTCACGCCGGGATCGTGTCCTCCATCGCCCGATACATCATGGACACGATGGGCGCCGATCCGCGAAGGACCGAACTGGCGTCCATCGCCGCTTACCTTCACGATATCGGGAACGTGATGAGCAGGACGATGCACCCCGTGAGCGGCGCCGGGATGGCTTTCCACATTCTGGACGAGATGGGCATGGACGCCTCCGAGGTGGCTCTGATCATCGGCGCAATCGCGAATCACGAGGAGCGCGATGGGCTACCGTTCAACGAGATCACGGCGTCGTTGATCATCGCGGATAAATCGGACGTCCACTACTCGCGCGTGCAGAATCCCATCCCCGAGACGTACGACATCCACGACCGGGTGAACCATGCCGTCCAGCGCTCGCGCGTGAACGTGGAGGTGGACAAGAAACTGATATCCCTCGAGCTGGAGATCGACACCGACTCGGCGAGTGTGATGGAGTATTTCGAGATATTCTTGGACCGCATGGTGATGTGCCGGCAGTCGGCAGACACCCTGGGCTACGTGTTTCGCCTGACCGCGAACGGGGTCACCCTAGGATGA